The Natrinema salaciae genome includes a window with the following:
- a CDS encoding DUF7553 family protein, which translates to MNKHFDDSRYYLARAAEHARLGVTESLEGPAARVRTLLGREPDPEPDRVDGVLEDVTALERRLETRARGAMGSVRARVATGRSSEGDGRR; encoded by the coding sequence ATGAACAAGCACTTCGACGACAGCCGATACTACCTCGCCCGCGCCGCCGAACACGCCCGCCTCGGCGTGACCGAGTCCCTCGAGGGACCCGCCGCTCGCGTTCGAACGCTCCTCGGACGAGAGCCCGACCCCGAGCCGGATCGCGTCGACGGCGTCCTGGAAGACGTCACAGCCCTCGAGCGACGGCTCGAAACGCGCGCTCGCGGCGCGATGGGGTCGGTTCGCGCACGAGTCGCGACCGGGCGCTCGAGCGAGGGCGATGGCCGTCGGTGA
- a CDS encoding Fic family protein translates to MNVDRFQSGEISGELVNSGGDIAFKPDPLPPEIRLEDELLDVFTEAATNVGQLSGVGRRVENPSMLISPFIYKEAVVSSEIEGTRVTLSDVYEYEAGRENSSSGASRNELREVHNYVRAVFQGIEELENGIDLELVRNLHNTLMSGVRGGDKKPGEFRDTQVYIGGRGGEARFVPSPPSVVPYAMQNLETYIRTGGSYQPLIDIGLVHYQFETIHPFRDGNGRMGRLLIMLMMCNDELLPEPYLYPSSYFNRNRDEYTDRLLAVSRDSAWKEWLIFFLKGISQQAKEAFSRASELLDLRDEYRDRYQDGANSVSQLSTEIFTKPYLTVNEAEDALGMTYRTANNAVKQLEEDGVLEEITGQSRNRVFRAREVFDIIQKPVDELSYR, encoded by the coding sequence ATGAACGTAGACCGTTTTCAATCCGGAGAAATATCCGGAGAATTAGTGAATTCTGGAGGTGATATCGCATTCAAGCCGGACCCACTTCCTCCAGAGATACGTCTGGAGGACGAATTATTGGATGTCTTCACAGAGGCAGCAACCAATGTAGGTCAACTTAGTGGAGTTGGAAGGCGTGTCGAAAATCCAAGTATGCTAATCAGTCCGTTCATCTACAAAGAGGCGGTTGTTTCGTCTGAAATAGAGGGGACTCGAGTCACACTTTCAGACGTGTATGAATATGAAGCAGGACGAGAAAATAGTTCCTCTGGAGCTAGCCGTAATGAACTGAGAGAGGTTCATAACTATGTCAGAGCCGTTTTTCAGGGAATCGAAGAACTGGAAAACGGTATCGATCTTGAACTCGTTCGAAACCTGCATAATACGTTGATGAGTGGCGTCCGCGGCGGAGATAAAAAACCTGGGGAGTTCCGAGATACGCAGGTGTATATCGGAGGTCGCGGGGGAGAAGCACGATTCGTACCGTCACCACCTTCTGTAGTTCCTTATGCGATGCAAAATTTGGAAACATATATTCGAACCGGAGGCAGCTACCAGCCCCTGATTGACATTGGATTAGTTCACTATCAGTTTGAGACGATTCATCCTTTCCGAGACGGTAACGGTAGAATGGGGCGACTTCTCATCATGCTAATGATGTGTAATGACGAACTCTTACCAGAACCATACTTGTACCCAAGTTCCTATTTTAACCGCAACCGGGACGAATACACAGACAGATTACTGGCTGTGAGTCGAGATAGCGCGTGGAAAGAATGGTTGATTTTCTTCTTGAAAGGAATCTCTCAACAGGCGAAAGAGGCATTTAGTAGGGCTTCTGAGTTGCTTGACCTACGAGATGAATACCGAGACAGATATCAAGATGGGGCAAATTCTGTTTCACAGCTCTCGACGGAGATATTCACAAAACCATATCTCACTGTTAACGAAGCAGAAGATGCACTTGGTATGACATATAGGACAGCAAATAATGCAGTGAAACAGCTGGAAGAAGATGGAGTCTTAGAGGAGATTACCGGTCAGAGTAGAAACCGTGTCTTCCGTGCGAGGGAAGTGTTTGATATAATTCAGAAGCCTGTTGACGAGCTAAGTTATCGGTAG
- a CDS encoding succinylglutamate desuccinylase/aspartoacylase family protein — translation MKGLGTAGATVVTGLGTLTAAGGSAAAASPSRWSYKIQEGLPEETTVHVIDGQSVGPTVMVVGGMHGDEPAGYDSAARIAQWSIESGRLVVLPEACKPAIRNGTRGFDRSGKGNVQDLNREFPAGQAPWSPLARGIWNVVTEENIDFLLDLHSSSGLYKWDEGDGVGQGIFATNAGEADQYRRDLQSYLNETFISNPEYNFTGATAGEDGTERMLKHKVGADLDTPAIIFETYRRLDDERQRTLTTSAVYEVCREKGMFDAS, via the coding sequence ATGAAGGGCCTCGGCACGGCCGGTGCCACCGTGGTGACGGGTCTGGGAACACTGACGGCTGCCGGTGGTTCCGCCGCGGCTGCCTCGCCCTCGCGATGGAGTTACAAGATCCAGGAAGGCTTGCCCGAAGAGACGACAGTTCACGTCATCGACGGGCAATCGGTCGGACCGACGGTCATGGTCGTCGGCGGGATGCACGGCGACGAACCAGCCGGATACGATTCGGCGGCGAGAATCGCCCAGTGGAGCATCGAGAGCGGCAGGCTGGTCGTGCTTCCGGAGGCCTGCAAACCCGCTATCAGGAACGGTACTCGGGGATTCGACCGCAGCGGGAAAGGCAACGTACAAGATTTGAACCGGGAGTTCCCCGCTGGTCAAGCTCCGTGGTCACCGCTCGCACGAGGGATCTGGAACGTCGTGACCGAGGAGAACATCGATTTCCTGTTGGACCTCCACAGTTCCAGTGGTCTGTACAAGTGGGATGAGGGGGACGGAGTCGGACAGGGTATCTTCGCGACGAACGCAGGCGAGGCCGATCAGTACCGACGCGACCTTCAGTCGTATCTCAACGAGACCTTCATCAGTAACCCAGAATACAATTTCACGGGAGCGACGGCTGGTGAAGACGGCACCGAACGCATGCTCAAGCACAAGGTCGGTGCAGACCTCGACACACCGGCGATCATTTTCGAGACGTACCGTCGGCTCGACGACGAGCGCCAGCGGACCCTGACGACGTCGGCCGTCTACGAGGTTTGCCGAGAGAAAGGGATGTTCGATGCCTCGTAG